A single genomic interval of Plantibacter sp. Leaf314 harbors:
- a CDS encoding ABC transporter permease, whose amino-acid sequence MSDRPGLGTPTAALAGAQATRSGREARAVLGSRRIVVVLGGLLVPVLILVAWQLVTAFGLVPASQLPAPAEVWAAGVDLAQRGWLQQDVAISVQRVLIGFLIGAVLGLVLGAVVGLSRLGDILLSTTFAAIRAVPSLAWVPLLILWLKIGEESKITLIAIGAFFPVYTTVSAALRHVDRQLVEAGRAFGLNGVALFRTVQLPAVTPSVVSGLRLALAQSWLFLVAAELIASSMGLGFRLVDSQNNGRVDRIFFVIIVLALLGALTDALVGVFDRWIKRRWG is encoded by the coding sequence GTGAGCGACCGACCCGGCCTCGGCACCCCGACCGCAGCGCTCGCGGGCGCCCAGGCCACCCGGTCCGGCCGCGAGGCGCGCGCCGTCCTCGGGTCCCGCAGGATCGTCGTCGTCCTCGGCGGCCTCCTGGTCCCGGTCCTCATCCTCGTGGCCTGGCAGCTCGTCACGGCCTTCGGTCTCGTGCCCGCCTCGCAGCTGCCGGCGCCCGCCGAGGTGTGGGCCGCGGGTGTCGACCTCGCGCAACGCGGTTGGCTGCAACAGGACGTCGCCATCTCGGTGCAGCGGGTCCTCATCGGCTTCCTCATCGGCGCCGTGCTCGGCCTCGTCCTCGGCGCGGTCGTCGGGCTCTCCCGCCTGGGTGACATCCTGCTGTCGACGACGTTCGCCGCGATCCGTGCCGTCCCGTCGCTCGCCTGGGTGCCGCTGCTCATCCTGTGGCTGAAGATCGGCGAGGAGTCGAAGATCACCCTCATCGCGATCGGCGCCTTCTTCCCGGTCTACACGACCGTGTCGGCCGCCCTCCGTCATGTCGACCGGCAGCTGGTCGAGGCCGGCCGCGCGTTCGGGCTGAACGGGGTCGCGCTCTTCCGGACGGTGCAGCTACCGGCGGTGACCCCCTCCGTGGTCTCCGGGCTGCGTCTCGCGCTCGCGCAGTCGTGGCTGTTCCTCGTGGCCGCGGAGCTCATCGCCTCGTCGATGGGCCTCGGCTTCCGGCTGGTCGACTCGCAGAACAACGGCCGCGTCGACCGGATCTTCTTCGTCATCATCGTGCTCGCCCTGCTCGGTGCCCTCACCGACGCCCTGGTGGGTGTGTTCGACCGCTGGATCAAGCGCCGCTGGGGATAA